In Haloarchaeobius litoreus, the following are encoded in one genomic region:
- a CDS encoding GNAT family N-acetyltransferase yields the protein MEIRQPRPDEHDRITDELLWPSYEDAGEDDPFNELADDAYEEAADPTNWTDGDDTVIFVAVRDDELCGYVSGFLSASGPLYARGPTAYCDGLYVRDSARREGIATALFERFEEWGREMDCDHLGVAVHVDNEPARAFYDSLGFQPKFVSPRKKL from the coding sequence ATGGAGATACGCCAACCACGACCCGACGAACACGACCGCATCACCGACGAACTGCTCTGGCCGTCCTACGAGGACGCGGGTGAGGACGACCCGTTCAACGAGCTCGCCGACGACGCCTACGAGGAGGCCGCCGATCCGACGAACTGGACCGATGGTGACGACACCGTCATCTTCGTTGCAGTCCGTGACGACGAGCTGTGCGGCTACGTCTCGGGGTTCCTCTCGGCGTCCGGCCCGCTCTACGCCCGTGGCCCGACCGCGTACTGCGACGGGCTCTACGTCCGCGATTCCGCCCGGCGCGAAGGCATCGCTACCGCACTGTTCGAGCGATTCGAGGAGTGGGGCCGCGAGATGGACTGCGACCACCTCGGCGTCGCCGTCCACGTCGACAACGAGCCCGCACGGGCGTTCTACGACTCGCTCGGCTTCCAGCCGAAGTTCGTGAGCCCCCGAAAGAAGCTCTGA
- the pyrB gene encoding aspartate carbamoyltransferase, which produces MRHDHLLTANQLTREDIELVLDRAAEVDANPAAFGKRHAGTLLGLCFFEPSTRTKMSFEAAMKRLGGDVVDMGSVDSSSVKKGESLADTVRVVEGYADALVLRHPLMGAAKMASEFVDVPLVNAGDGAGHHPTQTLLDLYTIRENAGLDDLTIGIMGDLKYGRTVHSLATALTNFGASQHFVSPESLKLPRSVRYDLHEAGATVREHTDLEAVLPQLDVLYVTRIQRERFPDENEYHRIAGEYQIDAETLDAAKDDLTVMHPLPRVDEIAPEIDDTDHARYFEQAHNGVPVRMALLDMLLEGDS; this is translated from the coding sequence ATGCGTCACGACCACCTGTTGACGGCGAACCAACTCACGCGGGAGGACATCGAGCTCGTCCTCGACCGCGCGGCCGAGGTGGACGCGAACCCGGCGGCGTTCGGGAAGCGCCACGCCGGGACGCTCCTCGGGCTCTGCTTCTTCGAGCCGAGCACGCGCACGAAGATGAGCTTCGAGGCGGCGATGAAGCGTCTGGGCGGCGACGTGGTCGACATGGGCTCCGTCGACTCGTCGTCCGTGAAGAAGGGGGAGTCGCTCGCGGACACCGTCCGCGTCGTCGAGGGCTACGCCGACGCGCTCGTCCTGCGCCACCCGCTGATGGGGGCGGCGAAGATGGCCAGCGAGTTCGTCGACGTCCCCCTCGTGAACGCGGGCGACGGCGCGGGCCACCACCCGACACAGACCCTCCTCGACCTGTACACCATCCGCGAGAACGCCGGGTTGGACGACCTCACAATCGGCATCATGGGCGACCTGAAGTACGGCCGCACCGTCCACTCGCTCGCGACGGCGCTGACGAACTTCGGCGCGAGCCAGCACTTCGTCTCGCCCGAGTCCCTCAAACTGCCCCGTTCGGTCCGCTACGACCTGCACGAGGCGGGCGCGACGGTGCGCGAGCACACCGACCTGGAGGCGGTGCTGCCCCAGCTCGACGTGCTGTACGTCACGCGCATCCAGCGCGAGCGCTTCCCCGACGAGAACGAGTACCACCGAATCGCCGGCGAGTACCAGATCGACGCCGAGACGCTCGACGCCGCGAAGGACGACCTCACCGTGATGCACCCGCTCCCGCGCGTCGACGAGATCGCCCCGGAGATAGACGACACCGACCACGCGCGGTACTTCGAGCAGGCGCACAACGGCGTCCCGGTCAGGATGGCGCTGCTCGACATGCTGCTGGAGGGAGACTCATGA
- a CDS encoding DEAD/DEAH box helicase encodes MMEGVAAFTVLGDELRSALSDRGFQTPTRTQRTALPPIAAGEHTLVVAPTGTGKTETAMLPVFDALVRHEDEERGTYGFRALYITPLRALNRDMRERLDWWGEQLGLDVDVRHGDTTDYQRSKQANDPPDVLVTTPETVQAMLTGSKLRTGLESLEHVVVDEVHELAASKRGAQLTVALERLRELAGPFQRIGLSATVGDPEEVGAFLTGGRGCEIRQVDVGSDLDVSVVEPAVEDGDERLASELVTDATVASHVRTILDLVETHESTLIFVNTRQTAEALGSRFKELDAGVGVHHGSLSKEARIEVEDAFKAGELDGLLCTSSMELGIDVGRIDHVVQYQSPREVARLLQRVGRAGHRRDAISSGTVVTTRADDTFEALAIARRARDGEVERANIHEGSLDVVANQIPGIAMDVDEISVPALHELFTRAYPFRDLAEADLRAVVSELKGNRVVWFDEAADTVETTGGTWQYVYANLSMIPDEETYDVEDVASGQQVGTLDERFVVNFATAGEVFVQRGEMWRIVNVDDEESTVKVSPVSDPAGEVPSWVGQEIPVPEAVAREVGAMRDVATPQFDRGAPRTSVAREFANRYPADETTLASALEQVENHVEAGAPTPTGERIVVEGRGNTFVVNAPFGHKTNATLGRVLSSLLGQRAGSTVGLDTDPYRIELEVPSGVSLGEVRELLETTDPDHVEAIVELSLKRSDALKFRLSQVAAKFGALKRWEGSGVSGDRLLAALSDTPIYDEAVREVFHEDLAVEAAADVLSAIRDGDCEVLVHGDRTPIGADGRSAGKELLSPENADASVIETVKERIRNDRVIQFCVHCTDWKQKTKVRRVRDQPECPECGSTMVAALNPWDEESVTAVRAGEKDDEQEYRTERAYKAASLVQSHGKQAVIALAARGVGPTNAARVINKLREDEQAFYRDLLAQEREYARTQSFW; translated from the coding sequence ATGATGGAGGGAGTGGCCGCGTTCACCGTGCTCGGCGACGAGCTCCGGTCCGCGCTGTCCGACAGGGGATTCCAGACGCCGACCCGTACACAGCGGACGGCACTCCCGCCGATCGCGGCGGGCGAGCACACGCTCGTCGTCGCGCCGACGGGGACCGGGAAGACCGAGACGGCGATGCTGCCGGTGTTCGACGCGCTGGTCCGCCACGAGGACGAGGAGCGTGGCACGTACGGCTTCCGGGCGCTCTACATCACGCCGCTGCGGGCGCTGAACCGCGACATGCGCGAGCGGCTGGACTGGTGGGGCGAGCAGCTTGGCCTCGACGTGGACGTGCGCCACGGCGACACGACGGACTACCAGCGCTCGAAGCAGGCGAACGACCCGCCGGACGTGCTCGTGACGACGCCGGAGACGGTACAGGCGATGCTCACCGGGTCGAAGCTCCGGACCGGGCTGGAGTCGCTCGAACACGTCGTCGTCGACGAGGTCCACGAACTCGCCGCTTCGAAGCGCGGCGCGCAGTTGACGGTGGCGCTGGAGCGCCTTCGGGAACTGGCGGGGCCGTTCCAGCGCATCGGGCTCTCCGCGACGGTCGGCGACCCCGAGGAGGTCGGCGCGTTCCTCACCGGCGGCAGGGGCTGCGAGATACGTCAGGTCGACGTGGGGAGCGACCTCGACGTGTCCGTGGTCGAGCCCGCCGTCGAGGACGGCGACGAGCGTCTCGCGAGCGAACTCGTGACCGACGCCACGGTCGCCAGTCACGTCCGGACCATCCTCGACCTCGTCGAAACGCACGAGTCGACCCTGATATTCGTCAACACCAGACAGACGGCGGAGGCGCTGGGTTCGCGGTTCAAGGAGCTGGACGCGGGGGTCGGCGTCCACCACGGCTCGCTCTCGAAGGAGGCCCGCATCGAGGTCGAGGACGCGTTCAAGGCCGGCGAGCTCGACGGGCTGCTCTGTACCTCCTCGATGGAGCTCGGCATCGACGTGGGGCGCATCGACCACGTCGTCCAGTACCAGAGTCCGCGCGAGGTCGCCCGGCTCCTCCAGCGCGTCGGCCGTGCGGGCCATCGCCGCGACGCGATATCCTCGGGGACCGTCGTGACGACGCGCGCCGACGACACGTTCGAGGCGCTGGCCATCGCGCGCCGGGCCCGCGACGGCGAGGTCGAGCGGGCGAACATCCACGAGGGGAGCCTCGACGTGGTGGCGAACCAGATACCGGGCATCGCGATGGACGTCGACGAGATCTCCGTCCCTGCCCTCCACGAACTGTTCACCCGGGCGTACCCGTTCCGCGACCTCGCAGAGGCCGACCTCCGGGCGGTGGTCTCCGAGCTGAAGGGCAACCGCGTGGTCTGGTTCGACGAAGCCGCGGACACCGTCGAGACCACCGGCGGCACCTGGCAGTACGTCTACGCGAACCTCTCGATGATACCCGACGAGGAGACGTACGACGTCGAGGACGTCGCCAGCGGCCAGCAGGTCGGCACGCTCGACGAGCGCTTCGTCGTCAACTTCGCCACCGCGGGCGAGGTGTTCGTCCAGCGCGGCGAGATGTGGCGGATCGTCAACGTCGACGACGAGGAGTCCACGGTGAAGGTGTCGCCCGTCTCGGACCCGGCCGGCGAGGTCCCGTCGTGGGTGGGCCAGGAGATCCCGGTCCCGGAGGCGGTCGCACGCGAGGTCGGTGCGATGCGCGACGTGGCGACGCCGCAGTTCGACCGCGGCGCGCCCCGGACCAGCGTGGCACGGGAGTTCGCCAACCGCTACCCGGCCGACGAGACGACGCTCGCCAGCGCGCTGGAGCAGGTCGAGAACCACGTCGAGGCGGGCGCGCCGACGCCGACCGGCGAACGAATCGTCGTCGAGGGGCGCGGGAACACGTTCGTCGTGAACGCGCCCTTTGGCCACAAGACGAACGCGACGCTCGGGCGGGTGCTCTCCTCGCTGCTCGGCCAGCGCGCGGGCTCGACGGTCGGCCTCGACACCGACCCGTACCGCATCGAGCTGGAGGTGCCCTCCGGCGTCTCGCTCGGCGAGGTGCGCGAGCTGCTGGAGACGACCGACCCGGACCACGTCGAGGCAATCGTCGAACTCTCGCTGAAGCGGTCCGATGCCCTCAAGTTCCGGCTCTCGCAGGTCGCCGCGAAGTTCGGGGCGCTCAAGCGCTGGGAGGGCAGCGGCGTCTCCGGGGACCGACTGCTCGCCGCGCTCTCCGACACCCCGATCTACGACGAGGCGGTCCGCGAGGTGTTCCACGAGGACCTCGCGGTCGAGGCCGCCGCCGACGTGCTGAGTGCGATCCGGGACGGCGACTGCGAGGTGCTCGTCCACGGCGACCGGACGCCCATCGGGGCCGACGGTCGCTCCGCGGGCAAGGAGCTGCTCTCGCCGGAGAACGCCGACGCGAGCGTCATCGAGACCGTCAAGGAGCGCATCCGGAACGACCGGGTCATCCAGTTCTGCGTGCATTGCACGGACTGGAAGCAGAAGACGAAGGTCCGGCGGGTCCGCGACCAGCCGGAGTGCCCCGAGTGCGGGTCGACGATGGTCGCCGCGCTCAACCCGTGGGACGAGGAGAGTGTGACAGCGGTACGCGCGGGTGAGAAGGACGACGAGCAGGAGTACAGGACGGAGCGTGCGTACAAGGCCGCGAGCCTCGTCCAGAGCCACGGCAAGCAGGCAGTCATCGCACTCGCGGCCCGGGGCGTCGGCCCGACGAACGCGGCCCGGGTCATCAACAAACTGCGCGAGGACGAGCAGGCGTTCTACCGGGACCTGCTCGCACAGGAGCGCGAGTACGCCCGGACGCAGAGCTTCTGGTAG
- the pyrI gene encoding aspartate carbamoyltransferase regulatory subunit, protein MSDTDKQLRVSKIENGTVIDHVHGGQALNVLAILGIDGSGGEQVAIGMNVPSDTLATKDIVKVEGRELSQDEVDVLSLIAPDATINIVRDYEVVEKHRVDRPGTVTGVLSCPNRNCITNADEPVETRFDVLRDGVRCEFCGQIIREDIASHIDDD, encoded by the coding sequence ATGAGCGACACCGACAAACAGCTTCGCGTCTCGAAGATCGAGAACGGCACCGTCATCGACCACGTCCACGGCGGCCAGGCACTGAACGTCCTCGCCATCCTCGGCATCGACGGCAGCGGCGGCGAGCAGGTCGCCATCGGCATGAACGTCCCCTCGGATACGCTCGCGACGAAGGACATCGTGAAGGTCGAGGGTCGCGAGCTGAGCCAGGACGAGGTGGACGTGCTCTCGCTCATCGCGCCCGACGCGACCATCAACATCGTCCGCGACTACGAGGTCGTCGAGAAGCACCGTGTCGACCGCCCCGGGACGGTCACCGGCGTCCTTTCGTGCCCGAACCGCAACTGCATCACCAACGCGGACGAGCCGGTGGAGACGCGCTTCGACGTGCTACGCGACGGCGTGCGCTGTGAGTTCTGCGGCCAGATCATCCGCGAGGACATCGCCAGCCACATCGACGACGACTAG
- a CDS encoding RNA-binding protein — protein MASVPFHYVDLRAFCYATEDEKRVEDALRHYLPEEFELERAESKGHHGDRIVVLSARVENADDVRHVLSRLAEAPEVDRLVDELDDRVTENCEFFVHLDKQAAFTGETALGDGITFRAKVEAYPAKREKAVVNAEETLALLADDDEE, from the coding sequence ATGGCTTCGGTCCCGTTCCACTACGTCGATCTCCGGGCGTTCTGCTACGCGACGGAGGACGAGAAACGCGTCGAGGACGCCCTCCGTCACTACCTCCCCGAGGAGTTCGAGCTGGAGCGGGCCGAGAGCAAGGGGCACCACGGCGACCGTATCGTCGTGCTGTCCGCCCGCGTCGAGAACGCCGACGACGTGCGCCACGTCCTCTCGAGACTGGCCGAAGCACCCGAGGTCGACCGGCTCGTCGACGAGCTCGACGACCGCGTCACGGAGAACTGCGAGTTCTTCGTCCACCTCGACAAGCAGGCCGCGTTCACGGGCGAGACCGCACTCGGTGACGGCATCACGTTCCGCGCGAAGGTCGAGGCGTACCCGGCGAAGCGCGAGAAGGCCGTCGTCAACGCCGAGGAGACGCTGGCGCTGCTGGCAGACGACGACGAGGAGTAG
- a CDS encoding DUF1918 domain-containing protein — protein sequence MSFEEDDTVVLHDKHSEFDGETGTITQVMDTMFGDATYTVSFEDGQEQGIPEDQLEAAEADDDEDDEE from the coding sequence ATGAGCTTCGAGGAAGACGACACCGTCGTCCTGCACGACAAGCACAGCGAGTTCGACGGCGAGACCGGTACCATCACGCAGGTCATGGACACGATGTTCGGCGACGCCACCTACACCGTCTCCTTCGAGGACGGGCAGGAGCAGGGCATCCCCGAGGACCAGCTCGAGGCCGCCGAGGCCGACGACGACGAAGACGACGAGGAGTAA
- a CDS encoding metallophosphoesterase — translation MATVEPVPERPAAVVDTGDERALVVADFHAGIEAGLRVESGVHVDSRAEERRESVLTMLDSTDPDRFVVLGDFMHSIGGPGGAERGEIEVLLESVDVPTTVVKGNHDGDIESWVDATVTGGTGIRLGDVGFTHGHTWPDAEVLAADIVCIGHEHPCVRLTDEVGGSRIERVWLRGPLASGPFADRDLDLVWNDPELVVFPAFNDLCGGTWVNVNEKFLAPFLPDGLPNGQAYLLDGTRLGEYGSV, via the coding sequence ATGGCGACCGTAGAGCCGGTGCCCGAGCGACCGGCCGCCGTCGTCGACACCGGGGACGAGCGCGCGCTCGTCGTCGCCGATTTCCACGCCGGAATCGAGGCCGGACTCAGGGTCGAGAGCGGAGTCCACGTCGACAGCCGCGCCGAGGAGCGCCGCGAGTCGGTCCTCACGATGCTCGATTCGACCGATCCCGACCGATTCGTCGTCCTCGGCGACTTCATGCACTCCATCGGCGGGCCCGGTGGCGCGGAGCGGGGCGAGATAGAGGTCCTGCTCGAATCCGTCGACGTGCCGACGACCGTCGTCAAGGGCAACCACGACGGCGACATCGAGTCGTGGGTCGACGCGACCGTCACCGGTGGGACCGGCATCAGGCTCGGCGACGTGGGCTTCACCCACGGCCACACCTGGCCCGACGCGGAGGTGCTCGCCGCCGACATCGTCTGCATCGGCCACGAGCACCCCTGCGTGCGGCTCACCGACGAGGTCGGTGGGAGCCGCATCGAACGCGTCTGGCTCCGTGGCCCGCTCGCGAGCGGGCCGTTCGCCGACCGGGATCTGGATCTGGTGTGGAACGACCCCGAGCTGGTCGTGTTCCCGGCGTTCAACGACCTCTGCGGTGGGACGTGGGTCAACGTGAACGAGAAGTTCCTCGCGCCGTTCCTCCCCGACGGCCTCCCGAACGGGCAGGCGTACCTGCTCGACGGGACACGCCTCGGTGAGTACGGCAGCGTCTAG
- a CDS encoding Single-stranded DNA binding protein encodes MSLDDRAEELASDLGVDKEEVKSDLENLVSYSVPMDEAVQSLRRKYGDGSSGGGSAPSEKEIGDVTTDDSSVSLTARVLTVGKRSIQTQGEQQDIFEGELADETGKISYTAWTDFGLSAGDTVQVGNAGVREWDGEPELNLGESTSLSFLDEELDVPYEVGGEATLHELQSGDRGVTVEVAVEEVERRTIDGRDGETDILSGVLGDESGRLPFTAWEVHETIENGDPVRIENAYVREYRGVPEVNVSEYSTVTPLDREISVGEEATQVSIAEAIAAGGMYDVELVGDVLAVRDGSGLIERCPECNRIVQNGQCRSHGDVEGEDDLRVKAILDDGTATVTVVLGRELTEQVYDGTLDDAKEQARDAMDKEVVSEDIRENIVGFEYRVRGHFSVDDYGANCDATSFDRTDDDPADRAKALLSEVDA; translated from the coding sequence ATGAGTCTCGACGACCGCGCCGAGGAGCTCGCCTCCGACCTCGGTGTCGACAAAGAGGAGGTCAAATCGGACCTCGAGAATCTGGTGTCGTACAGCGTGCCGATGGACGAAGCCGTCCAGAGCCTCCGCCGGAAGTACGGCGACGGCAGCAGCGGTGGCGGCTCGGCCCCATCGGAGAAGGAGATCGGCGACGTGACGACCGACGACAGCAGCGTCAGCCTGACCGCCCGCGTGCTCACGGTGGGCAAACGCTCCATCCAGACGCAGGGCGAACAGCAGGACATCTTCGAGGGCGAACTCGCCGACGAGACCGGGAAGATATCCTACACCGCGTGGACCGACTTCGGCCTGAGCGCGGGCGACACCGTCCAGGTCGGCAACGCGGGCGTCCGCGAGTGGGACGGTGAACCCGAGCTCAATCTCGGCGAGAGCACCTCGCTGTCGTTCCTCGACGAGGAGCTCGACGTGCCCTACGAGGTCGGCGGGGAGGCGACCCTGCACGAGCTCCAGTCCGGCGACCGCGGCGTCACCGTCGAGGTCGCGGTCGAGGAGGTCGAACGCCGGACAATCGACGGCCGCGACGGCGAGACGGACATCCTCAGCGGCGTCCTCGGCGACGAGTCCGGCCGCCTGCCCTTCACCGCGTGGGAGGTCCACGAGACAATCGAGAACGGCGACCCCGTCCGCATCGAGAACGCCTACGTCCGGGAGTACCGCGGCGTCCCCGAGGTGAACGTCTCCGAGTACTCCACCGTCACGCCGCTCGACCGCGAGATCTCGGTGGGCGAGGAGGCCACGCAGGTCTCCATCGCGGAGGCCATCGCTGCCGGCGGGATGTACGACGTGGAGCTCGTCGGTGACGTGCTCGCAGTCCGGGACGGCTCCGGGCTCATCGAGCGCTGTCCCGAGTGCAACCGCATCGTCCAGAACGGCCAGTGCCGCAGCCATGGCGACGTCGAGGGCGAGGACGACCTGCGCGTGAAGGCCATCCTCGACGACGGTACCGCCACCGTCACCGTGGTCCTCGGCCGCGAGCTCACCGAACAGGTGTACGACGGGACGCTCGACGACGCCAAGGAGCAGGCCCGCGACGCGATGGACAAGGAGGTCGTGTCCGAGGACATCCGCGAGAACATCGTCGGCTTCGAGTACCGCGTCCGCGGCCACTTCTCGGTCGATGACTACGGCGCGAACTGCGACGCGACGAGCTTCGACCGCACCGACGACGACCCGGCTGACCGTGCGAAGGCCCTGCTGAGCGAGGTGGACGCATGA
- a CDS encoding RNase P subunit p30 family protein yields the protein MYEAVHTRPDGDATVARYAHTAASYGYDGVVVRNHGDARAEYDAERVREETGVDVVRGMEIRADDPSQASGYVGNYRGDHTLLMVHGGTNAMNRFAVEQDRVDVLAHPMRDGGDVNHVLAKAAVENGVRLEFDLSRVSRLSGGGRVQALRGLRKLAELVDQFDVPYVVSVDPTSHLHLRAPRELAALGEVVGLGEERIREGLAEWGRLAARNRERQSESFIEPGVRRGRYEEVDR from the coding sequence ATGTACGAGGCCGTCCACACACGCCCGGACGGCGACGCGACCGTCGCCCGCTACGCCCACACGGCCGCGAGCTACGGCTACGACGGGGTCGTGGTGCGGAACCACGGCGACGCCCGCGCGGAGTACGACGCCGAACGCGTCCGCGAGGAGACCGGCGTCGACGTGGTGCGGGGGATGGAGATCCGTGCGGACGACCCCTCGCAGGCGAGCGGCTACGTCGGCAACTACCGGGGTGACCACACCCTGCTCATGGTCCACGGTGGGACGAACGCGATGAACCGGTTCGCGGTCGAGCAGGACCGGGTCGACGTGCTCGCGCACCCGATGCGCGACGGCGGCGACGTGAACCACGTGCTGGCGAAAGCCGCCGTCGAGAACGGGGTGCGTCTGGAGTTCGACCTGAGCCGTGTCTCTCGGCTCTCCGGCGGGGGGCGGGTGCAGGCGCTCCGGGGGCTACGGAAACTCGCCGAGCTGGTGGACCAGTTCGACGTGCCGTACGTCGTCAGCGTCGACCCGACGAGCCACCTGCACCTGCGAGCACCACGCGAGCTGGCTGCCCTCGGTGAGGTCGTCGGCCTCGGCGAGGAGCGAATCCGCGAGGGGCTGGCGGAGTGGGGCCGGCTCGCGGCACGCAACCGGGAGCGACAGTCCGAGTCCTTCATTGAGCCCGGCGTGCGTAGAGGGCGGTATGAAGAAGTCGATCGATGA
- a CDS encoding type 1 glutamine amidotransferase domain-containing protein, with protein MSSALFVVSQEGYWAEECIEPLTTLTDAGVDVTVATPTGDPPVVDERSLDPDEVGEEYAEEAREIHETDERLNDPELLASVDADDYDAVVFPGGHGTVWDINQDRHARGLLRDAVAGEEGTALVVCHAVGILAFTRTDEGGFLVDGRSVTGFPNAWEADIVDDNDIMPDGRKLPYWVEDEVVAAGADWDAELDSDTSVTVDGDLITGRGPPSSSAAAATLLSELGIETPV; from the coding sequence ATGAGTTCTGCACTGTTCGTCGTCAGTCAGGAGGGCTACTGGGCCGAGGAGTGTATCGAGCCGCTGACCACGCTGACCGACGCGGGCGTCGACGTGACGGTCGCGACACCGACGGGCGACCCGCCGGTCGTCGACGAGCGCTCGCTGGACCCCGACGAGGTCGGCGAGGAGTACGCCGAGGAGGCGAGGGAGATCCACGAGACGGACGAGCGACTCAACGACCCGGAGCTGCTCGCGTCGGTCGACGCCGACGACTACGACGCGGTCGTGTTCCCCGGCGGCCACGGAACCGTCTGGGACATCAACCAGGACCGGCACGCACGCGGGCTCCTGCGCGACGCCGTCGCCGGCGAGGAGGGGACGGCCCTCGTCGTCTGCCACGCCGTCGGCATCCTCGCGTTCACCCGCACCGACGAGGGTGGGTTCCTCGTCGACGGCCGCAGCGTCACCGGCTTCCCCAACGCCTGGGAGGCGGACATCGTCGACGACAACGACATCATGCCCGACGGTCGGAAGCTCCCGTACTGGGTCGAAGACGAGGTCGTCGCCGCCGGGGCGGACTGGGACGCCGAGCTCGACTCGGACACCTCGGTCACGGTCGACGGCGACCTCATCACCGGGCGTGGCCCGCCATCGTCGTCGGCCGCCGCCGCGACGCTGCTGTCCGAACTCGGTATCGAGACGCCGGTCTGA
- a CDS encoding protein sorting system archaetidylserine decarboxylase produces MRFVPDGRRYAGLLLAAAPIATVLATPIAGLAFVVAGAATLHFFRDPPRSPPPSGVVSPADGRVSVVREEGDQLRVGVFMNVTDVHVNRAPVSGSVREVEHVPGAHRPAFSKDSDKNERVHVRIDAAETAAAGEPGPLDGTEVELTQIAGAFARRIHPWVEPGAEVERGDRVGHIAFGSRADVLFPPAVDRPHLRVETGDTVRAGESVLADVPTDEDGRGRNF; encoded by the coding sequence ATGCGATTCGTGCCCGACGGCCGTCGATACGCCGGCCTCCTGCTGGCCGCCGCCCCCATCGCGACGGTGCTCGCGACGCCCATCGCTGGCCTCGCCTTCGTCGTCGCGGGCGCGGCGACGCTGCACTTCTTCCGCGACCCGCCCCGGTCACCACCCCCGTCGGGCGTCGTCTCGCCCGCCGACGGCCGCGTCTCGGTCGTCCGCGAGGAGGGCGACCAGCTTCGGGTCGGCGTGTTCATGAACGTCACCGACGTCCACGTCAACCGCGCACCGGTGTCGGGGAGTGTCCGCGAGGTCGAGCACGTCCCCGGCGCGCACCGCCCCGCGTTCTCGAAGGACTCGGATAAGAACGAGCGCGTCCACGTCCGCATCGACGCGGCCGAGACGGCAGCAGCGGGCGAGCCGGGACCGCTCGACGGCACCGAGGTCGAGTTGACGCAGATTGCCGGCGCGTTCGCCCGGCGCATCCACCCGTGGGTCGAACCCGGAGCCGAGGTCGAACGGGGCGACCGCGTCGGCCACATCGCGTTCGGGAGCCGCGCCGACGTGCTGTTCCCGCCCGCGGTCGACCGGCCCCACCTGCGCGTCGAGACGGGCGACACCGTGCGCGCCGGCGAGTCGGTGCTGGCCGACGTGCCGACCGACGAGGACGGCCGGGGACGGAACTTTTAG
- a CDS encoding class I SAM-dependent methyltransferase has protein sequence MKKSIDEHAARFDDVAAEYDDEHNQTDEYRACVSLVLDHARDALSGTETVLDVGCGTGAIGLSLAEDAGRVVFRDISEGMLDEARRKAEEAGLTNVEFGEGTFREPNYDGDVDIVVSNFAMHHLSDEEKREAIDVLGALGPDRIVLGDVMFFGEPDPDEPFYSPEVDDPSTVGHLADCFTDAGYALIAVEPVHDQVGVLVGERV, from the coding sequence ATGAAGAAGTCGATCGATGAACACGCCGCCCGGTTCGACGACGTCGCCGCGGAGTACGACGACGAGCACAACCAGACCGACGAGTACCGCGCCTGCGTCTCGCTGGTGCTGGACCACGCCCGGGATGCGCTCTCCGGGACCGAGACGGTCCTCGACGTGGGCTGTGGTACCGGGGCCATCGGGCTCTCGCTCGCCGAGGACGCCGGGAGGGTTGTCTTCCGCGACATCAGCGAGGGGATGCTCGACGAGGCGCGCCGGAAGGCCGAGGAGGCGGGACTGACGAACGTCGAGTTCGGCGAGGGGACGTTCCGCGAGCCGAACTACGACGGCGACGTCGACATCGTGGTCTCGAACTTCGCGATGCACCACCTCTCCGACGAGGAGAAGCGGGAGGCAATCGACGTGCTCGGCGCGCTCGGCCCGGACCGCATCGTCCTCGGCGACGTGATGTTCTTCGGCGAGCCCGACCCCGACGAGCCGTTCTACTCGCCCGAGGTCGACGACCCCTCCACCGTCGGGCACCTCGCGGACTGCTTCACCGACGCGGGCTACGCGCTCATCGCGGTCGAGCCGGTCCACGACCAGGTCGGCGTGCTCGTCGGCGAGCGGGTCTGA